Genomic DNA from Parasteatoda tepidariorum isolate YZ-2023 chromosome 3, CAS_Ptep_4.0, whole genome shotgun sequence:
TTCTTAAAAGCTGCTCATTGTTTAATCTTGGCATAGATTCACCACTAGTTGAAGCCAAATAATTGGTACTTAATCGACCTAACTGTCCACTTAAAGATCGTTCTAATTGTTCATTAACATGCCTGTTTATTGTCTCATTATTTAACCTGCCCAAGTGGCCATTTAAAGATTGTCGTAAAAAGTCATGACCGGGCCTACCCATGTGTTCATGCAAGGATCTATATAATGCTTCATTACTAGATCGACCAAAGTGGTCATTTAATGCTCTACCTAAAAGTTCATTTCCTTGTTTACTAAAAGAATCATTTGGCTTTGAAAATGATGAATTCCCAGTTTTCAAAAGATGGTCATTTATAGTTCTTAAAGATTCGGACTTACTCATTGGATCATTTATCTGACGTACGGAATGATCGTTAATGTGCTTACCGTTATGGTCAGGAGCTTctattttgtaaatagtttcaGACATTTGCTGCCTCATCGATAAATCGTTGGCAGCTTGTTTGACCAAATGCTCATTAAGTTGTTTCAAAGACAAATCATTAGGTGGGCGGCCCCGCCGATTGACCGATAAATTAGAGCTGTTATTAGTGATAgccttattattattgttattgggGCCAGTGATACCCCTATTCACGTGATTCGCCATATGACACTCTAAACTAGACCTTGTGACAAAAGATTTGCAGCAAATGCCACATTGATAGGGTTTATCTACATCGGGTGGACGGCAGTGTAACTTCATATGCGTTTTCATGTTACCTTTTTGCGTAAAACATTTTCCACAAATCTGACAAGCGTGATGCTTTTCACCGCTATGGGATCTCATGTGAGTTTTCATGTTACCTTTCTGCGTAAAAGCCTTCCCGCAAACTGCACATTTGTAAGGCTTATTACCAGTGTGACTGTTCATATGATATTCCATActtaatttttgagcaaaagtCTTACCACAAATTTCACATGAAAATGGTTTGATGCCTTTATGAGAAAGAATATGAGTATTTAAGTTACCTTTGAGAGTAAACCGCTTGCCGCACACTTCGCATTCAAATGGCTTCTCCCCATAGTGAGTCCTAAGGTGGGTTTTCATATTTCCTCGTTGGGCAAAACCTCGACCACAAATCTCGCATGAATAAGGTTTAGTCCCAGAATGAGATATGAGATGCGTTTTAAGATTGCCTTTTTGTGTGAAGCTCTTGCCACAGATCTCACAGCTGAAGGGTTTTAACCCTTGATGTATGCTTCTGTGGTAATCCATTGTGGATTTTTGGGTGAAACCTTTGCCACACACTTCACAATTGAAAGGCTTGACTTTAGAATGGCAAAACATGTGATTCTTAAGGTTACCTTTCTGCGAAAATTTTTTCCCGCAAACCTCGCAGGGAAATATTTTCGCCTTCTTGCTATCCTCTCGATCCACAGGGCCGCCACTCACTGAAACGTTATTATGATTGTTTACTCTGCTTACTAGATTTCCGTTTGACGGAGCGGTGGTTAAATACGAATTCTGATTTGTAACTTCTCCTTCTGAACGAGCTGTGCTACTTGGTATTTGAAGCATAGGGGGTTTTTCCATCATAGGGTGATCGGTAAAAATGCTATAGGCATAAGCACAAGAGCTCATGGCAATAGCGGCGGCCAAGCTGGGGACTTGGGTCGGAAGGTCCGATGGTAAAAAGTTGTGTTCCAtcgtaaatttcttttcaattgttGTATTTTAGGAATAATAAACCAATTGCGATAGTATCTTAACGCAcaggaaaacattaaaaaacaaattcacaATTTTCGCGAAATACGCGACACACAATAAACAATGGGCATTAGTTGATCTTaagtcacaaaaaaatatttaggcaataattaccttttttaaacttttaagtatttaaaagcaGCATAATTGCTGCCAAAAACGTGTTGAAAACACTGTTTACAAACAGTTCTGTCacataatgaacaaaaataacagCCACTACACATAAACAAAACCAATGGCACCCTATAACTCCATATCGATAAAAGCCATCAGATCAGTAAAAAAacgctttgaaaaaaaaactagcaggATTGCTTGTTTGCGAAGGTAATGCCAGTTTTAATgctttgaaactatttttttatgagtcaaaataaaaaataaatttaattcctttaaaaacatttcttacagctcgaaaatgaacaaaaataataattaaatcattaagtGAAGGAgattaaatgtgttttattaattaGGGTTAACATCACTATAAAAGAATGGGACAGTTTTTCCTCATCCCTGATtggttgattttattttctgttctttatgacgaaaaaagaaaagaaaagtgcGCGatagtaaattgtttttgttataatttaaatgttaaatgaaaCGAAAATTTAACTTACTACTTTGAACAGCTATGAATGACAGGTTGATCTTCTAAGTGAGAACTCTGATCCtgtttgcttttgtttttgttattcgATATCccaaatattctaaaacaacaaaaaatttctgaaacatcgctaatattaaaaattaaacgattAAATTAATgactatattataataaaatggaataacgtttgttaaatgctttaaaaagaatcaaataaatgcttttgctaaaattatttttatttgttcaaattattttaaaaattgaaacaaaataatacgaTCTGCaataagctaaatattttagactgtcgcgataattttattttaaaatttagaataagagCAGATAAAAAGCgctttcttagaaattttataaggaatcataaagaatgaaattaagaaTCCAATTAGCAGTAAACAATTACAACAACTAGGGCTCATGACCTACCGATAAAGGGATATAATATAGAATTAATTTGCAGCTTTTATCAACAACTCTTCATGCGTATGGTATTATATTCCCCtttactaaacttttttctctGATAAATATAGAAGAAATGTTAGAAAATGTATAAAGTGCACAAACCAAACAGCAAGTGTGCTGGATATCGAATCTGCGTCAATCACGCTCATCCGATATTTATATACTCGATACATTAAACTaaacctattaaaaatattatatctgtGTATGGAAAAAGTATCTAAATGGCacactgataaatttttatttaagaaacttcaaaatttaaacaaaatccgataaaatataaatttgatacatttaaaaaagaaaaaacaggaTTAAAAAACCGAAACTGAGACGATGGTGGtataaatgtgattttattaCAAGTACAAAtcttttggtttttattattatcattattgttgcttttattatcattattgttaaaaactaatatacgtttattaaaataaatataagaaaccTTATAAGATACTATATAAGATACATaatataagacatttttttatttttaaatattttatttatttatacaaccGAAAAATTCAGTATGAGAAAAAAACATGCTAAGTACTGACTACTGACCACTACTGATACGTGATTTTataccattttgaaaaaaaaaattaactgtgtAAATTAAGGGTTATTCAagtgagaaagaaaataaaaaagttgcttTGCGGATCTTTCAGATTCAGGATTGGTCCGagcttgaaaatgtttaaatatttttatttttcccgtCGCTTATTTGCACTCACTTGTCACTTAATTTGCGACATTTATTGAAtgagtattttttctttcatatttcagAAGGATTTTAATTCCCACAACATCTTGTACAgaccgcaaaaaaaaaaaaaaaaaaNNNNNNNNNNNNNNNNNNNNNNNNNNNNNNNNNNNNNNNNNNNNNNNNNNNNNNNNNNNNNNNNNNNNNNNNNNNNNNNNNNNNNNNNNNNNNNNNNNNNNNNNNNNNNNNNNNNNNNNNNNNNNNNNNNNNNNNNNNNNNNNNNNNNNNNNNNNNNNNNNNNNNNNNNNNNNNNNNNNNNNNNNNNNNNNNNNNNNNNNNNNNNNNNNNNNNNNNNNNNNNNNNNNNNNNNNNNNNNNNNNNNNNNNNNNNNNNNNNNNNNNNNNNNNNNNNNNNNNNNNNNNNNNNNNNNNNNNNNNNNNNNNNNNNNNNNNNNNNNNNNNNNNNNNNNNNNNNNNNNNNNNNNNNNNNNNNNNNNNNNNNNNNNNNNNNNNNNNNNNNNNNNNNNNNNNNNNNNNNNNNNNNNNNNNNNNNNNNNNNNNNNNNNNNNNNNNNNNNNNNNNNNNNNNNNNNNNNNNNNNNNNNNNNNNNNNNNNNNNNNNNNNNNNNNNNNNNNNNNNNNNNNNNNNNNNNNNNNNNNNNNNNNNNNNNNNNNNNNNNNNNNNNNNNNNNNNNNNNNNNNNNNNNNNNNNNNNNNNNNNNNNNNNNNNNNNNNNNNNNNNNNNNNNNNNNNNNNNNNNNNNNNNNNNNNNNNNNNNNNNNNNNNNNNNNNNNNNNNNNNNNNNNNNNNNNNNNNNNNNNNNNNNNNNNNNNNNNNNNNNNNNNNNNNNNNNNNNNNNNNNNNNNNNNNNNNNNNNNNNNNNNNNNNNNNNNNNNNNNNNNNNNNNNNNNNNNNNNNNNNNNNNNNNNNNNNNNNNNNNNNNNNNNNNNNNNNNNNNNNNNNNNNNNNNNNNNNNNNNNNNNNNNNNNNNNNNNNNNNNNNNNNNNNNNNNNNNNNNNNNNNNNNNNNNNNNNNNNNNNNNNNNNNNNNNNNNNNNNNNNNNNNNNNNNNNNNNNNNNNNNNNNNNNNNNNNNNNNNNNNNNNNNNNNNNNNNNNNNNNNNNNNNNNNNNNNNNNNNNNNNNNNNNNNNNNNNNNNNNNNNNNNNNNNNNNNNNNNNNNNNNNNNNNNNNNNNNNNNNNNNNNNNNNNNNNNNNNNNNNNNNNNNNNNNNNNNNNNNNNNNNNNNNNNNNNNNNNNNNNNNNNNNNNNNNNNNNNNNNNNNNNNNNNNNNNNNNNNNNNNNNNNNNNNNNNNNNNNNNNNNNNNNNNNNNNNNNNNNNNNNNNNNNNNNNNNNNNNNNNNNNNNNNNNNNNNNNNNNNNNNNNNNNNNNNNNNNNNNNNNNNNNNNNNNNNNNNNNNNNNNNNNNNNNNNNNNNNNNNNNNNNNNNNNNNNNNNNNNNNNNNNNNNNNNNNNNNNN
This window encodes:
- the LOC107440287 gene encoding uncharacterized protein: MEHNFLPSDLPTQVPSLAAAIAMSSCAYAYSIFTDHPMMEKPPMLQIPSSTARSEGEVTNQNSYLTTAPSNGNLVSRVNNHNNVSVSGGPVDREDSKKAKIFPCEVCGKKFSQKGNLKNHMFCHSKVKPFNCEVCGKGFTQKSTMDYHRSIHQGLKPFSCEICGKSFTQKGNLKTHLISHSGTKPYSCEICGRGFAQRGNMKTHLRTHYGEKPFECEVCGKRFTLKGNLNTHILSHKGIKPFSCEICGKTFAQKLSMEYHMNSHTGNKPYKCAVCGKAFTQKGNMKTHMRSHSGEKHHACQICGKCFTQKGNMKTHMKLHCRPPDVDKPYQCGICCKSFVTRSSLECHMANHVNRGITGPNNNNNKAITNNSSNLSVNRRGRPPNDLSLKQLNEHLVKQAANDLSMRQQMSETIYKIEAPDHNGKHINDHSVRQINDPMSKSESLRTINDHLLKTGNSSFSKPNDSFSKQGNELLGRALNDHFGRSSNEALYRSLHEHMGRPGHDFLRQSLNGHLGRLNNETINRHVNEQLERSLSGQLGRLSTNYLASTSGESMPRLNNEQLLRNEQMRRHVNEQMLRQSNEHMRQNSEHLRQANDHIGQPNSDHLGRSSSDHISRQEHMSRLNNDHMSRPPSTDHLGRPNNELISRPPSEHMIRQNDDHLSRQSDHLSRSNEHIGRPNNEHLGRPNDHLGRPNGEHLGRPSHMEDHINHSNEHMGRSNSNHLSQSSNEHLNNLSNEHLANEMNRPVNDIMSRPRSEHMVSSGNEHIGRSNNEHMIQSANDHLGRANNEHMSSRPANDHMGRLNHEHMNKSPPELMVSPNHEHFANARSEHFDRVNNEHIDPVNNEHMGIVNKDHFSRHASDHHNRNELIGSPHNEHLVRPSSTHLGIVENEPVCSNGSDHLDRPSRNASVDPNVNDSLPESENDLMRNQENELPVQLTQN